A single Acidimicrobiia bacterium DNA region contains:
- a CDS encoding OB-fold domain-containing protein — MAARVPLVDYLVIDDGDPYLVANESTESGALYFDRRNADAKSGRPGFTRRRLADTGAVRTFTIVHRAAPGVPTPYVSVVVDLDGGGTVKANLINVDPDPARVRVGMPVRLTTYTAGTDDNGTEAVAFAYEPA; from the coding sequence GTGGCCGCCCGGGTTCCGCTGGTCGACTACCTCGTCATCGACGACGGCGACCCGTACCTGGTCGCCAACGAGTCGACCGAGTCGGGCGCCCTGTACTTCGACCGTCGCAACGCCGACGCCAAGTCCGGTCGTCCGGGGTTCACGCGCCGGCGGCTCGCCGACACGGGCGCGGTGCGGACCTTCACGATCGTGCACCGAGCCGCCCCCGGCGTGCCGACCCCCTACGTGTCGGTCGTCGTCGACCTCGACGGGGGCGGGACCGTGAAGGCCAACCTCATCAACGTGGATCCGGACCCGGCGCGGGTGCGGGTGGGGATGCCCGTCCGACTGACCACCTACACCGCCGGGACCGACGACAATGGGACCGAGGCCGTGGCCTTCGCCTACGAGCCCGCGTGA